The proteins below are encoded in one region of Takifugu rubripes chromosome 1, fTakRub1.2, whole genome shotgun sequence:
- the LOC101072757 gene encoding potassium voltage-gated channel subfamily C member 1-like isoform X4, protein MLSSVCVSSFKGRKGGNKSSTKACYSADMTCPSESDKIVINCGGVRHETYRSTLKTLPGTRLSWLTEPDAFSNFDYDPKLDEFFFDRHPSVFSFILNYYRTGKLHCPNDVCGPLFEEELAFWGIDETDVEACCWMNYRQHRDAEEALDSFETPEPDAPDDDPALGGADGDLKRLCMQEDARKAGWWKTWQPRIWALFEDPYSSKYARYVAFASLFFILLSISTFCMETHEAFNTILNKTENVTQGNTTHEEIVYEVVTDSWLTYVEGVCVIWFTIEVLLRVTFCPDKLEFFKSALNIIDFVAILPFYLEVGLSGLSSKAAKDVLGFLRVVRFVRILRIFKLTRHFVGLRVLGHTLRASTNEFLLLIIFLALGVLIFATMIYYAERIGADPDDPTASAHTNFKNIPIGFWWAVVTMTTLGYGDMYPETWSGMLVGALCALAGVLTIAMPVPVIVNNFGMYYSLAMAKQKLPKKKNKHIPRAPQPGSPNYCKPDALAMATASPQRLLGNVLGGVMGSGGIGGDCPLAQEEIIEINRDSKQNGDAASAALANEDCPTIDQVLSPDERSPIGRGSTRERYQQDHACFLLNTREFRATDGNVRKEAAALAPSPASPLTEDWYKMEGSLLQQDLNANSTSSWIKP, encoded by the exons ATGCTCAGTTCGGTGTGTGTATCCTCTTTTAAAGGGCGCAAGGGTGGGAACAAGTCGTCCACCAAAGCATGTTACAGCGCAGACATGACTTGTCCGTCGGAAAGCGACAAAATTGTTATAAACTGCGGGGGGGTGCGGCATGAGACCTACCGGAGCACCCTGAAAACGTTGCCTGGTACCCGTTTATCGTGGCTCACCGAGCCGGATGCGTTCAGCAACTTCGACTACGACCCCAAATTAGACGAGTTCTTCTTCGACCGTCACCCGTCAGTGTTTTCCTTCATCCTCAACTATTACCGCACCGGGAAGTTGCATTGTCCCAACGATGTGTGCGGCCCCCTATTCGAAGAGGAGCTGGCCTTCTGGGGCATCGATGAGACGGACGTGGAGGCGTGTTGCTGGATGAATTACCGGCAGCACCGAGATGCGGAGGAGGCGCTGGACAGCTTTGAGACTCCAGAACCGGACGCACCGGACGACGACCCGGCGCTCGGCGGTGCGGATGGGGACTTGAAAAGACTGTGCATGCAGGAGGACGCCAGGAAAGCAGGCTGGTGGAAAACCTGGCAGCCGAGAATATGGGCACTCTTTGAAGACCCTTATTCCTCCAAATATGCCCGG tACGTGGCATTTGCTTCCCtattcttcatcctcctctccatctccacctTCTGCATGGAGACGCATGAGGCTTTCAACACCATCCTCAACAAGACGGAGAACGTCACACAAGGCAACACTACCCATGAAGAGATTGTGTACGAAGTGGTGACAGACAGCTGGTTGACGTACGTGGAGGGCGTGTGTGTGATCTGGTTCACCATTGAGGTCCTGCTTCGGGTCACCTTCTGTCCAGACAAGTTAGAATTCTTCAAAAGCGCCCTCAACATCATCGATTTTGTTGCCATTCTGCCCTTCTATCTGGAGGTAGGCCTCAGCGGTCTCTCCTCCAAAGCTGCCAAGGATGTCCTGGGGTTCCTACGTGTCGTCCGCTTTGTCCGTATCCTCCGAATCTTCAAGCTGACCCGTCACTTTGTGGGTCTCCGCGTCCTCGGTCACACCCTGCGTGCCAGCACCAATGAATTCCTCCTGCTCATCATCTTCCTGGCCCTTGGCGTCCTCATCTTTGCCACTATGATCTACTATGCCGAACGAATTGGAGCCGATCCGGACGACCCAACAGCCAGTGCTCACACCAACTTCAAGAACATTCCGATTGGATTTTGGTGGGCCGTTGTGACCATGACAACTCTGGGCTATGGAGACATGTACCCAGAGACGTGGTCCGGGATGCTGGTGGGTGCGCTGTGTGCCTTGGCCGGTGTGCTGACCATTGCCATGCCTGTACCTGTAATTGTCAACAACTTCGGCATGTATTATTCGCTAGCCATGGCCAAGCAGAAGCTACCCAAAAAGAAGAACAAACATATCCCCCGAGCACCCCAACCAGGATCCCCTAACTACTGCAAGCCCGATGCCCTGGCTATGGCCACTGCATCACCGCAAAGGCTCTTGGGAAATGTCTTGGGAGGAGTGATGGGTTCTGGTGGGATAGGAGGCGACTGTCCTCTCGCCCAAGAAGAAATTATTGAGATTAACAGAG ATTCCAAGCAGAATGGTGACGCAGCCTCAGCCGCCTTGGCTAACGAGGACTGCCCCACCATAGACCAGGTGCTCAGCCCCGATGAACGGAGCCCCATTGGGCGGGGATCCACCCGAGAACGCTATCAGCAGGACCAcgcctgcttcctgctcaacACCAGGGAATTTCGTGCCACAGATGGGAATGTGCGGAAAG AGGCCGCAGCCCTGGCACCCAGCCCAGCCTCCCCTCTGACTGAGGATTGGTATAAGATGGAAGGGTCTCTGTTACAGCAGGACCTCAATGCaaactccacctcctcctggatcaAACCCTAG
- the LOC101072757 gene encoding potassium voltage-gated channel subfamily C member 1-like isoform X3 → MLSSVCVSSFKGRKGGNKSSTKACYSADMTCPSESDKIVINCGGVRHETYRSTLKTLPGTRLSWLTEPDAFSNFDYDPKLDEFFFDRHPSVFSFILNYYRTGKLHCPNDVCGPLFEEELAFWGIDETDVEACCWMNYRQHRDAEEALDSFETPEPDAPDDDPALGGADGDLKRLCMQEDARKAGWWKTWQPRIWALFEDPYSSKYARYVAFASLFFILLSISTFCMETHEAFNTILNKTENVTQGNTTHEEIVYEVVTDSWLTYVEGVCVIWFTIEVLLRVTFCPDKLEFFKSALNIIDFVAILPFYLEVGLSGLSSKAAKDVLGFLRVVRFVRILRIFKLTRHFVGLRVLGHTLRASTNEFLLLIIFLALGVLIFATMIYYAERIGADPDDPTASAHTNFKNIPIGFWWAVVTMTTLGYGDMYPETWSGMLVGALCALAGVLTIAMPVPVIVNNFGMYYSLAMAKQKLPKKKNKHIPRAPQPGSPNYCKPDALAMATASPQRLLGNVLGGVMGSGGIGGDCPLAQEEIIEINRGERFNDSKQNGDAASAALANEDCPTIDQVLSPDERSPIGRGSTRERYQQDHACFLLNTREFRATDGNVRKEAAALAPSPASPLTEDWYKMEGSLLQQDLNANSTSSWIKP, encoded by the exons ATGCTCAGTTCGGTGTGTGTATCCTCTTTTAAAGGGCGCAAGGGTGGGAACAAGTCGTCCACCAAAGCATGTTACAGCGCAGACATGACTTGTCCGTCGGAAAGCGACAAAATTGTTATAAACTGCGGGGGGGTGCGGCATGAGACCTACCGGAGCACCCTGAAAACGTTGCCTGGTACCCGTTTATCGTGGCTCACCGAGCCGGATGCGTTCAGCAACTTCGACTACGACCCCAAATTAGACGAGTTCTTCTTCGACCGTCACCCGTCAGTGTTTTCCTTCATCCTCAACTATTACCGCACCGGGAAGTTGCATTGTCCCAACGATGTGTGCGGCCCCCTATTCGAAGAGGAGCTGGCCTTCTGGGGCATCGATGAGACGGACGTGGAGGCGTGTTGCTGGATGAATTACCGGCAGCACCGAGATGCGGAGGAGGCGCTGGACAGCTTTGAGACTCCAGAACCGGACGCACCGGACGACGACCCGGCGCTCGGCGGTGCGGATGGGGACTTGAAAAGACTGTGCATGCAGGAGGACGCCAGGAAAGCAGGCTGGTGGAAAACCTGGCAGCCGAGAATATGGGCACTCTTTGAAGACCCTTATTCCTCCAAATATGCCCGG tACGTGGCATTTGCTTCCCtattcttcatcctcctctccatctccacctTCTGCATGGAGACGCATGAGGCTTTCAACACCATCCTCAACAAGACGGAGAACGTCACACAAGGCAACACTACCCATGAAGAGATTGTGTACGAAGTGGTGACAGACAGCTGGTTGACGTACGTGGAGGGCGTGTGTGTGATCTGGTTCACCATTGAGGTCCTGCTTCGGGTCACCTTCTGTCCAGACAAGTTAGAATTCTTCAAAAGCGCCCTCAACATCATCGATTTTGTTGCCATTCTGCCCTTCTATCTGGAGGTAGGCCTCAGCGGTCTCTCCTCCAAAGCTGCCAAGGATGTCCTGGGGTTCCTACGTGTCGTCCGCTTTGTCCGTATCCTCCGAATCTTCAAGCTGACCCGTCACTTTGTGGGTCTCCGCGTCCTCGGTCACACCCTGCGTGCCAGCACCAATGAATTCCTCCTGCTCATCATCTTCCTGGCCCTTGGCGTCCTCATCTTTGCCACTATGATCTACTATGCCGAACGAATTGGAGCCGATCCGGACGACCCAACAGCCAGTGCTCACACCAACTTCAAGAACATTCCGATTGGATTTTGGTGGGCCGTTGTGACCATGACAACTCTGGGCTATGGAGACATGTACCCAGAGACGTGGTCCGGGATGCTGGTGGGTGCGCTGTGTGCCTTGGCCGGTGTGCTGACCATTGCCATGCCTGTACCTGTAATTGTCAACAACTTCGGCATGTATTATTCGCTAGCCATGGCCAAGCAGAAGCTACCCAAAAAGAAGAACAAACATATCCCCCGAGCACCCCAACCAGGATCCCCTAACTACTGCAAGCCCGATGCCCTGGCTATGGCCACTGCATCACCGCAAAGGCTCTTGGGAAATGTCTTGGGAGGAGTGATGGGTTCTGGTGGGATAGGAGGCGACTGTCCTCTCGCCCAAGAAGAAATTATTGAGATTAACAGAGGTGAGAGATTTAATG ATTCCAAGCAGAATGGTGACGCAGCCTCAGCCGCCTTGGCTAACGAGGACTGCCCCACCATAGACCAGGTGCTCAGCCCCGATGAACGGAGCCCCATTGGGCGGGGATCCACCCGAGAACGCTATCAGCAGGACCAcgcctgcttcctgctcaacACCAGGGAATTTCGTGCCACAGATGGGAATGTGCGGAAAG AGGCCGCAGCCCTGGCACCCAGCCCAGCCTCCCCTCTGACTGAGGATTGGTATAAGATGGAAGGGTCTCTGTTACAGCAGGACCTCAATGCaaactccacctcctcctggatcaAACCCTAG